ACGTGATTCGTCCATCGGCTCCACCGCGTGTCAGGGTGATGTAATCGTCGTAATTCTCAAGGGCTTTCAACGAGTTCATGATGCCGAGCAACGCAAAAGGCCGTGCAATGATGGGGTCAAATTCCGGGAATGCCGCGTTTTCTGGGCGTTCAGGGTCTTCCAGCGAGATGAGGATGGAGGCTGCATTGGTCTGGCTCAGGGCTGTTTCCAGAATAGTGATGGCAGTATCCAGGTCATCGTTGAGCGCGCTCATAATGGCCTGATTGTTATAGGCTTCGATGAACGAGGCGTCAATTTCAACCGCTTGTTGGAAGTCACTTTCCGCCCGGTTGAATTGTGCCAATGCCATGTAGAGCACACCACGATTGTTATAGGCTTCTGCCAGGGATGAATCCAATTGTATGGCACGCGTGTAATCCTGGACTGCTTCTTCATAGAGCCGTAACTGCGTCAGGATGGCACCGCGCATCATGAAAGCGGGCACATAGTCGGTGTCGATAACCATAGCGATACAGTCGAAGCTGTGGCGGGCCTGAGAGAGTGCGCCAGATTGATAGTAGCCCATGCCTTCGCCCATATAGTAGCTGACGCGCATATCTGTGGGCTGGCCTTGCAGCGTTGGGCATTCCGGCGGGGGCTGTGGCGTGGCTTCCTGGGCCATAGATGGCACAGCGAGCATCGCGATAATCAGCAAAATGGGGATGAAACGACGAATCATGAGAGTTCTCCTGGTTGAGTCATTTGGTAAATAGATCAGTCAATAGAGCATGTAGATATGTCAAAAAAGTCTGTCTTAGTTGTTGCCTATAGCATTCACGAGGGGATTTCGTCCTCGCAGCGGTTCTAGCAGCGATGCTGCCAGCAGTAAATTTCGCTCGGCTTCATTGAGCAGGCCTAGCGCTTCATCGATATCTTCGCGCGTCAGAAAGCGGCTGGTATCGGCACAGATCGTCTCAAATGATGAGATCGTCAGGTTGGTCATGCGGATCGCTTCATCTAATGCCGTCACGGCGGGTACGAAGGCGACCTCTCGGGTGACATCGCCTTCCGTCAGGATGCGATTGACACGTGGGGGGATCGGGTCACAAGCGACAGTGGCACCGTTATTCAGCCGCTGCCAGATGCTGCGGATTTGCTGGAAGCTACCCGTCACCAGCGCGATATTTTCCTCATATTGTTGGACCAATCGCCCATAGGGGTAGAGATATTGTGTATCCAGCAGGCGCAGGTATTCTCCACCTGTGATGCGCACATTCCAGGAGCCAATCCAGTACAGATTGTCCTGATATTTGATCTGGAATTGCCAGAAGCCGAAGGTGGCATCTCCAAGTCGTCCGACGAGTTCAACGGTGGTGCCAACAGGGATAGTACCAACGAAAGTCTGCTCGGAAATTTCATCACGGTAGTAGGGTGTTTCTCGGCTGGTGACGCCGACAGCGCCCGCACGCCGCACATAAGGTTCCGGGTTTACCCCATCTACCGGTAGGGCAATGACATCGCCAGACCACACCAGCAGAATTGAGGCAATCCAGCCCGGCGAGCCGTCACTGTTGATAACTTGTATCCAGCGTGTATCGGCTGAACGGCCAATGGCGGGTAAGGTCACCGTTGGGTCGATGATGGTCATCCGCTCGAACCCTGTGCCGGGGCCGCGTCGCAGTGAACTATAATCCTGTGTGGTGACCCATACAGCATACGGATTATCAGCGTTTTGGGCTCCCTCACCTGTTTCCTGGGCTGTTGTGTGGGTTACAAGCAGGCACAGCATTAGCATGATCGTAACGATAGACTTCATGGCTGCACCTCCTGGGCGACCCATGTGAAGGCATCCGCTGCTTCTACACTGATGATGGTGACGGAACCTGTTTGGGTATCCAGTATCAGCGTGCGCGGGGCCTGATAGTCGTAGATTTGCTCAAGTGGCATGGGTGTTGGTGTTGGTTGCGGCGTATATTCCACCGTTGGCACCGGGAATACATCGCCTTCTGGCGGTAGTGAAAGCCTGAATGCCAGATAGCGGCTGTCTGGTGACCATAGGAGTTGTTGACCCTCGTAATTCTGAAGGCCTGTTTCTGGCAGGCAGTACCGCCGGATTTGTCCGCTCGTGCTATCCCAGATTTGGAGCTTGGGCAGTCTTTCTTTATTGGCCCAGCGTTGCCATTGTTCTTCGCCTTGGGCGGTATACCATCCCGCGCTATAAGTGCCGTCTGGTGACCACAGGCCGTTATAGACCGACCCCAGGACACTGTGTTGTGTCGTCTCGGTATCAAAGACAAACCAGTCATCTTCAGTCGGTAGCTTGTAATAGAGATATTGCCCCATCGGGTGCCAGAGTGACATGATCTCAGCGCCCACGCTACGGCTAAAGTAGGTAAACACATCGGTCTCTATATCGTACATATAGTATTTATAGCCACCGGTGGCTCCAGCATTGTACGGTGTCGTGACCAGTGCCCATTTACCAGTGAGAGGCTGTCTGCTGATGATTGTCGTCGGCAGATCATAGACCTGGGGTGGCTCGGGCAGTGGCTGGACCTCGCCATAGGTCCCTGTGTTGGGGTCATAAATTTGAAGATACATAAGCAGATTAGGAGAAAGGTCCAGATCATATTGCTGAAAGATGATCTGCAAGCGCGAATCTGGCAGCCATACCGGTCTGATGTTGAAGAATGGCTCGTCGCTCTGGGGTGTGATGACGAGCGGATCGGTACCCTCGGCATGGGCCAGGATGATCTGTTCGCCGGAATGTATCACCCACTGCCCATCGGGCGAAAAACGGCAGGATTGCGCCTCGCAGTTAGGCAGTGTCTCAACGGGGCGATATACGCCATTTTGCGGGTCCAGCATCCATGTAGAGGGGATGGGTTCTGTACGAATTTCATCCGGCATAGCGGTTGGTGTTGTTGCTGAGAGCACCTGCCCCGTAATGAGCATCTGGCTCACGCTTGAGCTTGGGATATACAGGCTGCCGCTAACGTCATAATCCGGTGGCGGATTATCCAGCGTGAAGAGTTTATCGTAAGGGCAGATTTCGACGATGTCGCCGCGTTGCTGCCAGTCGAATGTTGCGGATGGCGTTGGTGGCTGTGTGGGGCTGATTGTCGGCGTTATTGTTGCCTGTGGCTGGCCGAGATAGTCGAACCCCTGGGTTGCTGTCGGTAGTAAACCAACTTGATATGTGCTGCGGATCGGCACTTGTGCTTGTTGCTCATTGATGTGGTGGACGTAAACTTGCTGTGGCCGTGGAATTCCTAGCTGGTAAATGGTGATGAAACCCCGTTCATTCTGTACGGCCATATAGTTGCCATCAGGGCTGAGCTGTATGTTGCCCTGTGGGTATCTGTTATAAATATTTTCGTATTCATCCAGCACACGGCGCTGCTGGGAGGTAATAACGGTTGTTTCTCTGGGGGGCATATATGCACCTACGGAGCGTGCCTGTGTCTCAATGTCGAGCGTCATAAAGCTCTGAGAAGGTTGGCGTCCGCTATCGACAGTGTTCGCGACCTGCTCAATGGGGGTTGCCGTGGCTGCACCCAGCATGTTGGGGTTCATAGTCGGCGTAGCTTCTATGTGATCAATAGACGTGATCAACCCTTCACAGAGCATATCCTCTAGATTGAGGATTTCTTCCTCGGTCATTCCCTTAGACATCGCTCGCCAGATTTCCGCATAGGCCAATGGCTCGTTCGCAAATCGCGTTGTCAGGCAGGCTGGTACTCCAGCGATTAAATTCGTATCTGCAGTGTGCTGAACTTCATAAGAGAATTGCGGGGTAGGCGTCAG
The Phototrophicus methaneseepsis DNA segment above includes these coding regions:
- a CDS encoding tetratricopeptide repeat protein — encoded protein: MIRRFIPILLIIAMLAVPSMAQEATPQPPPECPTLQGQPTDMRVSYYMGEGMGYYQSGALSQARHSFDCIAMVIDTDYVPAFMMRGAILTQLRLYEEAVQDYTRAIQLDSSLAEAYNNRGVLYMALAQFNRAESDFQQAVEIDASFIEAYNNQAIMSALNDDLDTAITILETALSQTNAASILISLEDPERPENAAFPEFDPIIARPFALLGIMNSLKALENYDDYITLTRGGADGRITSAAGTLESQFTFELRLDDGSWLLRADYNPFNQ
- a CDS encoding SH3 domain-containing protein; protein product: MKSIVTIMLMLCLLVTHTTAQETGEGAQNADNPYAVWVTTQDYSSLRRGPGTGFERMTIIDPTVTLPAIGRSADTRWIQVINSDGSPGWIASILLVWSGDVIALPVDGVNPEPYVRRAGAVGVTSRETPYYRDEISEQTFVGTIPVGTTVELVGRLGDATFGFWQFQIKYQDNLYWIGSWNVRITGGEYLRLLDTQYLYPYGRLVQQYEENIALVTGSFQQIRSIWQRLNNGATVACDPIPPRVNRILTEGDVTREVAFVPAVTALDEAIRMTNLTISSFETICADTSRFLTREDIDEALGLLNEAERNLLLAASLLEPLRGRNPLVNAIGNN